In a genomic window of Jaculus jaculus isolate mJacJac1 chromosome 8, mJacJac1.mat.Y.cur, whole genome shotgun sequence:
- the LOC101607743 gene encoding osteoclast stimulatory transmembrane protein produces MWDVCGATEHLIRTGWRLRHLGICKTLGLLQAAWDAFSRPVPTGCGQLLAQVVLCACLAGSAAGLLHRWLCASHLDLPEPSTLATAVCGLLLFLSLGLVPPIRCLFALSLPTLGTQQGRQLLLSYSTATLAAAVVPNILANVAATGQVLRCVTEGSLESLINTTQQLQAASQTLGPASQVGSRGLTFETQGDGSAFRRHVLRATQQILEDFSGLETQARRIARGAQWMATGLFMLGLLAESAWYLHRYLTDLRFDNIYLTRQLAQQLAQSRATHLLASSAPSWLLQATRSKLSREELLSCLLRLGLLGLLLVATALTVATDHVTFILAQVAVDWAQKLPTAPITLTVKYDASYTILDFIPFLFNQPPPQSPYVSAQHSYHWELRFTSPACPLLPAQRPGATAPLTAGALQLMACTTLLLQTYAWRLRHTIAAAFFPAQEARRAGHLRARLQQRHERLQGPGVTPT; encoded by the exons ATGTGGGATGTCTGCGGAGCCACCGAGCACCTCATCAGGACAGG CTGGAGGTTACGGCACTTGGGAATCTGCAAAACACTTGGCCTACTGCAGGCTGCCTGGGACGCCTTCTCCAGACCCGTTCCAACCGGCTGCGGCCAGCTGCTGGCCCAGGTCGTCCTGTGCGCTTGCTTAGCTGGATCTGCCGCTGGCCTGCTTCACCGCTGGCTCTGCGCCTCGCACCTTGATCTCCCCGAACCCTCGACCCTGGCGACCGCTGTCTGCGGTCTCCTGCTCTTCCTGAGCCTGGGCCTTGTGCCCCCTATCCGCTGCCTGTTCGCACTCAGCCTGCCCACCCTGGGCACCCAGCAAGGTCGCCAGCTGCTCCTGTCCTACAGTACGGCCACCCTGGCTGCTGCCGTGGTGCCCAACATCTTAGCCAACGTGGCTGCCACTGGGCAGGTGCTGAGGTGTGTCACCGAGGGCTCACTGGAGAGTCTGATTAATACCACCCAACAGCTACAAGCCGCATCCCAGACACTGGGCCCCGCCAGCCAAGTGGGCAGCCGAGGCCTGACATTTGAGACTCAGGGCGATGGCTCTGCCTTCCGCCGTCACGTGCTCAGGGCCACTCAGCAGATCCTAGAAGACTTCTCTGGTCTCGAGACTCAGGCCAGGAGGATAGCAAGGGGCGCCCAGTGGATGGCCACAGGACTGTTTATGCTGGGTCTCCTTGCAGAGTCCGCCTGGTACCTCCATCGCTACCTGACTGACCTGCGGTTTGACAACATCTACCTGACCCGGCAGCTGGCTCAGCAGCTGGCCCAGTCCAGGGCCACACACCTGCTGGCTTCTTCTGCACCGTCCTGGCTACTCCAGGCAACCAGATCGAAGCTGTCACGGGAGGAGCTACTAAGCTGTCTCCTAAGGCTGGGACTTCTGGGGCTGCTCCTGGTGGCCACTGCGCTGACTGTGGCCACAGATCACGTGACCTTCATCCTGGCACAGGTGGCCGTGGACTGGGCTCAAAAGTTGCCCACTGCCCCCATCACTCTCACGGTCAAGTATGAT gccTCATATACTATCCTGGACTTCATCCCTTTCCTCTTCAACCAGCCGCCACCCCAAAGTCCCTACGTATCTGCACAGCACTCCTACCACTGGGAGCTGCGATTCACGTCGCCTGCCTGTCCACTGCTACCAGCCCAGCGCCCCGGAGCCACTGCCCCGCTGACCGCGGGTGCCCTTCAGCTGATGGCCTGCACCACCCTGCTGCTGCAGACCTATGCCTGGCGCCTACGGCACACCATCGCCGCAGCCTTCTTCCCTGCCCAGGAGGCCAGGAGAGCTGGCCACCTGCGGGCCAGGCTCCAGCAGAGACATGAGCGGCTCCAGGGCCCTGGGGTCACACCGACCTGA